Proteins found in one Bremerella volcania genomic segment:
- a CDS encoding sensor histidine kinase: MQAKRTCCVIIAALGLLAAACGLIASLVPTLLPSPATATIFAILAIAITFTAVVTLASTNSDSAPTGTDATQENSRLKLELDTLRHLNAQLLEDKFFLQFLKADQDHERQLLALDLHDLTLPNLTSSLFQMEALGQRLSGMDDSLDGTIDLLRESMHQTRRVMNCLSPTLVQDEGVVASLQRLVDHFQASVDSVRFHHDVEFDRLSPLCECALIQLVREALDQIRRNRFAQNVELELVQEDDRLRLAITDDGAGNLADSPRIQDCLEILSGHQAAQHQQGSGHVMRVEFSVTDLIQSDTIKEKSRAFS, from the coding sequence GTGCAAGCCAAACGAACATGCTGCGTCATCATCGCCGCGCTAGGTCTCCTAGCCGCGGCATGTGGCCTCATCGCATCCCTTGTGCCAACTTTGCTTCCAAGTCCAGCCACAGCAACGATTTTTGCAATCCTGGCGATCGCCATCACGTTCACCGCCGTGGTGACGCTTGCCTCGACCAATTCCGATTCTGCCCCAACTGGTACGGATGCCACACAAGAGAATTCACGGCTAAAGCTCGAGCTTGATACGCTGCGGCACCTGAACGCCCAGTTGTTGGAAGACAAGTTCTTTCTGCAGTTCCTAAAAGCCGATCAGGATCACGAGCGGCAACTATTGGCCCTCGATCTACATGACTTGACTTTGCCAAATCTGACGTCTTCGTTATTTCAGATGGAAGCGCTCGGCCAACGCCTCAGCGGCATGGATGACTCGCTCGATGGGACGATCGACCTGCTTCGCGAAAGCATGCATCAAACGCGCCGGGTGATGAACTGCTTGTCGCCGACGCTGGTCCAGGATGAAGGAGTCGTCGCCAGTTTGCAGCGCCTGGTCGATCACTTCCAGGCATCGGTCGACAGCGTGCGGTTTCACCACGACGTCGAGTTCGATCGGCTTTCTCCATTGTGTGAATGCGCGCTAATTCAACTAGTCCGCGAAGCGCTGGATCAGATCCGCCGCAATCGATTCGCACAGAACGTGGAACTGGAGCTTGTGCAAGAGGACGACCGGCTGCGCTTGGCCATCACCGATGACGGTGCGGGGAATCTGGCCGACAGCCCGCGGATTCAAGATTGCCTGGAGATTCTGTCGGGCCATCAAGCGGCACAGCACCAACAGGGGTCGGGACACGTGATGCGAGTAGAGTTTTCCGTCACCGATTTGATTCAATCGGACACGATCAAGGAAAAATCGCGAGCATTCAGTTGA
- a CDS encoding (Fe-S)-binding protein, translated as MRVALFVPCYIDQLYPRVAMATLDLLEQLGVDVEFPAAQTCCGQPMLNSGCDTDALPLAERFVEIFSGYDAIVCPSGSCVSMVKNHYDHLLHENANYDTLRTQIFELCEFLVDVLKIDSLPVKFPYKVGLHSSCHGLRELRLASDSELNAPEFNKPKQLLALLDGVEFAELKRKDECCGFGGTFAVSEEAVSCTMGRDRIADHLQAGTQVLTAGDMSCLMHLAGLIKREKQPIRVMHIAEILAGYEVPQ; from the coding sequence ATGCGCGTCGCCCTATTCGTTCCCTGCTACATCGATCAACTCTACCCGCGCGTGGCCATGGCCACTTTAGATCTGCTGGAACAACTGGGCGTCGACGTGGAATTTCCAGCAGCCCAAACGTGCTGCGGGCAGCCGATGCTTAACAGCGGCTGCGATACCGATGCGTTGCCGCTGGCCGAGCGGTTTGTCGAGATCTTCTCGGGCTACGATGCCATCGTTTGTCCCAGCGGTAGCTGCGTGTCGATGGTGAAGAATCACTACGATCACCTTTTGCACGAGAACGCCAATTACGACACGCTCCGCACGCAGATCTTTGAACTGTGCGAATTTCTGGTCGACGTGCTGAAGATTGATTCGCTGCCGGTCAAGTTTCCCTACAAGGTCGGTCTCCATTCAAGCTGTCACGGCCTGCGTGAACTTCGCCTGGCCAGCGATAGCGAACTGAACGCTCCGGAATTCAACAAGCCGAAGCAACTGCTCGCACTGCTGGATGGCGTCGAGTTCGCCGAGCTGAAACGGAAAGACGAGTGTTGTGGCTTTGGTGGCACGTTTGCGGTTTCTGAAGAAGCGGTAAGCTGCACGATGGGGCGCGACCGGATCGCCGACCACCTGCAAGCCGGAACACAAGTACTTACCGCCGGCGACATGTCGTGCTTGATGCACCTGGCAGGCTTGATCAAACGCGAGAAGCAGCCCATCCGCGTCATGCACATCGCCGAGATCCTCGCCGGATACGAGGTACCCCAATGA
- a CDS encoding LutB/LldF family L-lactate oxidation iron-sulfur protein, giving the protein MSAIKSYDHPTNANQFNQDQDRTHWHDSSLWFIREKRDRMSKSLPEWETLRSCASQIKAHTVSKLADYLEEFEKNATARGVQVHWAKDAEEHNQIVLEILRKHQAKRIVKSKSMLTEECHLNPWLEKHGIEVVDTDLGERIVQLRQEPPSHIVMPAIHLKKEDVSNTFHEHLQTEKGNNDPNYLTESARQHLRQKFCQADVGITGVNFAIAETGGFVVCTNEGNADLGVSLPKVHIACMGIEKLIPKADHLSIFLRLLARSATGQPITTYSSHFHGPVEGGELHIVLVDNGRSKIMNSDDYRNSLKCIRCGACMNTCPVYRRSGGHSYAATVPGPIGSILNPLRDAKHHKTLPFACTLCGSCSDVCPVKINLHEQLLTLRTEVKNQKQLPMSKTLPMRIASYVFQRPKLYAWLGGIGKFFLRTMPRFLIYNPLNPWGRHREMPEAPPESFRQQYAQRAKKKSDDR; this is encoded by the coding sequence ATGAGCGCTATCAAAAGCTACGATCACCCGACTAACGCCAACCAGTTCAACCAGGACCAGGACCGTACCCATTGGCACGACTCTTCGCTGTGGTTCATCCGCGAAAAGCGGGACCGCATGTCGAAGAGCTTGCCCGAGTGGGAAACGCTTCGATCGTGCGCGTCGCAGATCAAAGCCCACACCGTCAGCAAACTGGCCGACTACCTGGAAGAGTTCGAGAAGAACGCGACCGCTCGCGGGGTGCAAGTCCACTGGGCGAAAGATGCCGAAGAACACAACCAGATCGTGCTCGAGATTTTGCGAAAGCACCAGGCGAAGCGGATCGTCAAATCGAAATCGATGCTAACCGAAGAGTGCCACCTGAATCCGTGGCTCGAGAAGCACGGGATCGAAGTGGTCGATACCGACCTGGGAGAACGCATCGTTCAGTTGCGGCAAGAGCCCCCGTCCCACATCGTGATGCCCGCCATCCACCTGAAGAAGGAAGACGTCAGCAACACGTTTCACGAACATCTGCAAACCGAAAAAGGGAATAACGACCCGAACTACCTGACCGAGTCGGCTCGTCAGCACTTGCGGCAGAAGTTCTGCCAGGCCGACGTCGGCATCACCGGCGTGAACTTTGCCATCGCCGAAACGGGCGGCTTTGTCGTTTGCACCAACGAAGGGAACGCCGACCTGGGTGTTTCGCTGCCGAAGGTTCACATCGCGTGCATGGGAATCGAGAAGCTGATTCCCAAGGCCGATCACCTCAGCATCTTTCTGCGACTCTTGGCCCGCAGCGCGACCGGGCAGCCGATCACGACCTACTCTTCGCACTTCCACGGTCCCGTGGAAGGGGGCGAACTGCATATCGTGCTGGTCGACAACGGCCGCAGCAAAATCATGAACAGCGACGACTACCGAAACTCGCTCAAGTGCATTCGGTGCGGCGCGTGCATGAACACCTGCCCCGTCTATCGTCGTAGCGGCGGCCATAGCTACGCGGCGACGGTCCCGGGACCGATTGGTTCGATTCTCAATCCGCTTCGCGACGCCAAACACCACAAGACGCTGCCGTTTGCCTGTACGCTGTGCGGCAGTTGCAGCGACGTCTGCCCGGTAAAAATCAACCTGCACGAGCAGCTTCTTACGCTACGCACCGAAGTGAAAAACCAGAAGCAACTGCCGATGTCGAAAACGCTGCCGATGCGGATTGCGTCGTACGTGTTCCAGCGGCCGAAGCTGTATGCCTGGCTCGGGGGGATCGGCAAGTTCTTCCTGCGAACGATGCCCCGCTTCCTGATCTACAACCCGCTGAACCCCTGGGGACGTCATCGCGAGATGCCGGAAGCTCCGCCGGAAAGCTTCCGCCAGCAGTACGCCCAACGTGCGAAGAAGAAAAGCGACGACCGATGA
- a CDS encoding LutC/YkgG family protein, whose protein sequence is MSSKDQILKSVRNQLVPSADLPSLDQDWIQYDDAVAHFGEVLQAVGGTAIAVEGIDGLTEELAKIPAYTDAKKTVSCVEGLVGTVDLDRVEDPHELEDVDYAVLPGEFAVAENAAVWVTDAKIRHRVILFIPQHISLVIHCAGGKVEEAVVHNMAEAYQRLVWSRNEFGCFISGPSKTADIEQSLVIGAHGARSLHVFFVF, encoded by the coding sequence ATGAGCAGCAAAGATCAAATCCTGAAGTCGGTCCGCAACCAGTTGGTTCCATCGGCCGATCTGCCGAGCCTGGACCAGGACTGGATTCAGTACGACGATGCCGTCGCCCACTTTGGCGAAGTCCTGCAAGCGGTCGGAGGAACCGCGATTGCCGTGGAAGGGATCGACGGACTAACCGAAGAACTCGCCAAGATTCCGGCCTACACCGACGCAAAGAAGACGGTCAGCTGCGTCGAAGGGCTCGTGGGAACGGTGGACCTGGATCGCGTCGAAGATCCGCACGAGTTGGAAGACGTCGACTACGCTGTTTTGCCGGGCGAGTTCGCGGTGGCCGAGAATGCGGCAGTGTGGGTGACCGATGCCAAGATCCGGCACCGGGTGATCCTCTTTATCCCGCAGCATATATCCCTGGTAATTCACTGCGCAGGCGGCAAGGTGGAAGAAGCCGTGGTCCACAACATGGCCGAGGCTTACCAGCGACTAGTGTGGAGTCGAAACGAATTCGGCTGCTTCATCTCGGGCCCCTCCAAGACGGCCGACATCGAGCAATCGCTTGTTATCGGAGCGCATGGGGCGCGTTCGCTGCATGTCTTTTTTGTCTTCTGA
- a CDS encoding DUF1501 domain-containing protein, whose translation MLVIPGSKAKDVCDSHLGPTRRDLLRVGGSAMLGLSLGQMLNLQSGQALAAESNSHGANFGKAKSIILVYLQGGPSHLDLWDPKDDVPDNVKSVFKRIGSKVPGIDLTENMPKLAQETDKLTLIRSMSYTPVGLFNHTAAIYQMHTGYTADKVSPSGQLEPPTPKDFPNFGCNIIKFKPPEVPMLPFVMMPRPLQESNVVNKSGTAGFLGRAYDPYYLFPSGDDMDMNKMDRINVDDLKLRPEITSTRLGRRARLRDMINAGMPALDKAVESYDLDKYYETALNLISSGRARDAFDLSKESDKTRDRYGRNTFGQSLLLARRLVEAGTRVVEVIWPKVANSNNHSWDHHVDLSNRMKNQSAPMLDSGLSSLIADLDDRGMLDETLVVAVGEFGRSPQRGVSTSGNNNSADGRDHWPYCYTACLAGAGIGRGKVYGESDDTASAPKNDPVHPTELLATMYHAIGIDPQTIVYNHLNQPRELVKAEAVTALFG comes from the coding sequence ATGCTGGTCATTCCTGGAAGTAAAGCGAAGGACGTCTGCGATTCCCACTTGGGACCAACTCGTCGCGATCTACTGCGCGTTGGCGGTTCTGCCATGCTGGGTCTCTCGCTTGGGCAAATGCTGAATCTGCAGTCAGGCCAAGCCTTGGCGGCCGAGTCCAACTCGCACGGTGCCAACTTCGGCAAAGCGAAGAGCATCATTCTGGTCTACCTGCAAGGCGGCCCTAGCCACTTGGACTTGTGGGACCCGAAAGATGACGTACCAGACAACGTGAAGAGCGTGTTCAAGCGAATCGGCAGCAAGGTGCCTGGCATCGATCTGACCGAGAACATGCCCAAGCTGGCCCAAGAGACGGACAAGCTCACGCTGATTCGCTCAATGAGCTATACCCCGGTCGGCCTGTTTAATCACACCGCCGCCATCTACCAAATGCATACCGGCTACACAGCCGACAAGGTCAGCCCAAGTGGACAGTTAGAACCGCCCACCCCCAAGGACTTCCCCAACTTCGGCTGCAACATCATCAAGTTTAAGCCGCCGGAAGTTCCCATGCTGCCGTTCGTGATGATGCCGCGACCGCTGCAGGAAAGTAACGTCGTCAACAAGTCGGGCACCGCAGGCTTTCTGGGGCGTGCCTACGATCCGTATTATCTGTTCCCGTCGGGAGATGATATGGACATGAACAAGATGGACCGCATCAATGTTGACGACCTGAAGCTGCGGCCTGAGATCACCAGCACGCGTCTGGGACGTCGGGCACGCCTGCGAGACATGATCAACGCCGGCATGCCGGCGCTGGACAAAGCGGTCGAGTCGTACGACCTGGACAAGTACTACGAAACGGCTCTGAACCTGATCTCCAGCGGTCGGGCTCGCGACGCGTTCGATCTTTCCAAAGAAAGCGACAAGACCCGCGATCGCTACGGCCGGAACACGTTCGGCCAGAGCTTACTTTTGGCACGCCGCCTGGTCGAAGCGGGTACCCGGGTCGTGGAAGTGATCTGGCCGAAAGTCGCCAACAGCAACAATCACAGCTGGGATCACCACGTAGATCTGAGCAACCGCATGAAGAACCAGTCGGCACCGATGCTGGACTCCGGTTTGTCCTCGCTGATCGCCGACCTGGACGACCGAGGCATGCTCGACGAAACGCTGGTCGTTGCCGTCGGTGAGTTTGGCCGTAGCCCACAGCGCGGCGTGAGCACCTCGGGCAACAACAACAGCGCCGATGGCCGCGATCATTGGCCTTACTGCTATACGGCTTGCCTGGCTGGTGCTGGGATCGGTCGCGGCAAGGTCTACGGCGAATCGGACGATACGGCTTCGGCGCCGAAGAACGATCCGGTTCATCCGACCGAATTGTTAGCCACGATGTACCACGCGATCGGCATCGATCCGCAGACGATCGTTTACAACCATTTGAATCAGCCCCGCGAGCTAGTGAAGGCCGAAGCCGTTACGGCACTCTTCGGCTAG
- the katG gene encoding catalase/peroxidase HPI, with protein sequence MTRTIPITAFLASCAVMCLTASAVAQHPTVPAGHPSTDAAAPASKCPITGAMNALFTAAHAKTDDAEKIPEAYMNSGPVMSVKDWWPNQIDLQVLHQNSARSNPLGPDFNYAEEFQKLDIDEVKGDIKKLMTTSQDWWPADYGHYGPLFIRMAWHSAGTYRVTDGRGGASDGTQRFAPLNSWPDNASLDKARRLLWPIKQKYGNKISWADLMILAGNCALEDMGFETFGFAGGREDVWEPQMDVYWGPENKWLGGERYDVDGKLDNPLGATQMGLIYVNPEGPKGEPNPLEAAKAIRIAFGRMAMNDEETVALIAGGHTFGKAHGAASPAEYVGPEPEAASIEEQGFGWKNKFGKGNAEDTITSGLEGAWTSTPAHWSHDYFDNMFKYEWELTKSPAGAHQWKPKNGGGEGTVPDAHVEGKSHAPMMFTTDLALKMDPEYAKISKRFHENPEEFEKAFAKAWYKLTHRDMGPHARLLGASVPEPQLWQDPVPAADYTMINDADVAALKKTILDTNLTIPELVETAWASASTFRGSDMRGGANGARIRLAPQKDWAVNNPEQTAKVIAALEKIQQDFNGSQSGDKQVSLADLIVLGGCAAVEAAAKEAGHDVSVPFTPGRTDATQEMTDVESVAYLEPTSDGFRNYIGKNDYDRRKPEEKLVDKANLLTLSAPEMTALVGGLRALDANTGDSKAGVLTDKPGTLTNDFFVNLLDMDTTWHKTGDNSFEGRDYKSGEVKWTATRADLIFGSNSQLRAIAEVYATDGAEERFVSDFVKAWSKVMDLDRFDVDRADPELN encoded by the coding sequence ATGACACGTACCATTCCCATCACAGCTTTTTTGGCGAGTTGTGCGGTGATGTGCCTCACGGCATCCGCCGTAGCTCAGCACCCAACCGTTCCTGCCGGTCATCCGAGCACGGACGCAGCGGCACCCGCGAGCAAGTGCCCCATCACGGGGGCCATGAACGCCCTGTTCACCGCGGCCCATGCCAAGACGGACGATGCCGAGAAAATTCCAGAAGCCTACATGAACTCGGGCCCCGTGATGTCCGTCAAGGATTGGTGGCCCAATCAGATCGATCTGCAAGTTCTTCACCAGAACTCGGCTCGCAGCAATCCGCTCGGTCCCGACTTCAACTATGCCGAAGAGTTCCAGAAGCTCGACATCGACGAGGTGAAGGGGGACATCAAGAAGTTGATGACCACTTCCCAAGACTGGTGGCCGGCCGACTATGGTCACTATGGCCCTCTGTTCATTCGAATGGCCTGGCACAGTGCCGGTACTTACCGCGTGACCGATGGTCGCGGTGGTGCGTCGGACGGTACTCAGCGTTTCGCTCCGCTGAACAGCTGGCCTGACAACGCCAGCTTGGACAAAGCTCGGCGCTTGCTCTGGCCGATCAAGCAGAAATACGGCAACAAGATTTCGTGGGCCGACTTGATGATCCTGGCCGGTAACTGCGCCTTGGAAGACATGGGATTTGAAACGTTCGGTTTCGCCGGCGGTCGTGAAGACGTTTGGGAACCGCAAATGGACGTTTACTGGGGACCAGAAAACAAGTGGCTTGGTGGCGAGCGTTACGACGTCGATGGCAAGCTCGACAATCCGCTGGGCGCGACGCAAATGGGTTTGATCTACGTCAATCCCGAAGGCCCTAAGGGAGAACCCAATCCACTGGAAGCCGCCAAGGCCATTCGCATCGCTTTTGGCCGCATGGCGATGAACGATGAAGAAACGGTGGCTTTGATCGCCGGTGGTCATACGTTCGGCAAGGCCCACGGTGCCGCTTCCCCAGCTGAGTACGTCGGTCCCGAACCGGAAGCCGCCAGCATCGAAGAACAAGGCTTCGGCTGGAAGAACAAGTTTGGCAAAGGTAACGCTGAAGATACCATCACCAGCGGTTTGGAAGGTGCCTGGACCTCGACGCCAGCTCATTGGTCGCACGACTACTTCGACAACATGTTTAAGTATGAGTGGGAATTGACCAAGAGTCCTGCCGGCGCCCATCAGTGGAAGCCAAAAAACGGTGGCGGTGAAGGTACCGTGCCAGATGCCCACGTCGAAGGCAAGTCGCACGCACCGATGATGTTCACCACCGATCTGGCCCTGAAGATGGATCCGGAATACGCCAAGATCTCGAAGCGTTTCCACGAGAATCCAGAAGAGTTTGAAAAGGCTTTCGCTAAGGCCTGGTACAAGTTGACTCACCGCGACATGGGCCCTCACGCTCGACTACTCGGTGCCAGCGTTCCCGAACCACAATTGTGGCAGGATCCGGTCCCGGCGGCCGATTACACGATGATCAATGACGCCGACGTGGCTGCATTGAAGAAGACGATCCTCGACACCAATCTGACGATTCCTGAACTGGTGGAAACGGCCTGGGCTTCGGCCAGCACGTTCCGTGGTTCGGACATGCGTGGGGGTGCCAATGGGGCTCGCATTCGCCTGGCTCCGCAGAAGGATTGGGCTGTGAACAACCCCGAGCAGACCGCCAAGGTGATTGCGGCGCTGGAAAAGATCCAGCAGGATTTCAACGGTTCGCAGTCTGGCGACAAGCAGGTTTCGCTGGCCGACTTGATCGTGCTAGGCGGTTGTGCCGCGGTGGAAGCCGCTGCCAAGGAAGCCGGGCACGACGTGAGCGTTCCGTTCACGCCAGGCCGAACCGATGCGACCCAGGAAATGACAGACGTCGAATCGGTGGCCTACCTGGAACCGACTTCCGATGGCTTCCGCAACTACATCGGCAAGAACGACTACGATCGTCGCAAGCCGGAAGAAAAGCTGGTCGACAAGGCGAATTTGTTGACGTTGTCGGCTCCGGAAATGACGGCCTTGGTCGGAGGGCTGCGAGCCTTGGACGCCAACACGGGCGACTCGAAGGCCGGCGTGCTGACCGATAAGCCTGGCACGTTGACCAACGACTTTTTCGTTAACCTTTTGGACATGGACACCACTTGGCACAAGACCGGCGACAACTCGTTTGAAGGCCGCGATTACAAGTCAGGCGAAGTGAAATGGACGGCGACTCGAGCCGACCTGATCTTCGGATCCAACTCGCAGTTGCGAGCGATCGCCGAAGTCTATGCCACCGACGGTGCTGAAGAACGTTTCGTCAGTGACTTCGTCAAAGCTTGGAGCAAGGTGATGGACCTTGATCGTTTCGACGTCGATCGCGCAGATCCTGAGTTGAACTAA